A stretch of Cyanobacterium sp. HL-69 DNA encodes these proteins:
- the ggpS-2 gene encoding glucosylglycerol-phosphate synthase GgpS codes for MKSSLVILYHRQPYDEVIENGKTFYRDKKSPNGIVPTLRSFFNSVDKGTWIAWRQVAKKEQSTFQERVQVEEERSNYSVLRIPLSPNQVKEFYHITSKEAFWPILHSFPYHFTSESSEWENFKEINRLFAEAACKEAADDALIWVHDYNLWLAPKYIREMKPNARIAFFHHTPFPSVDVFNILPWREEIIKSLLCCDVVGFHIPRYSENFVNVTRSLLPVEVVERQPVQGHFTKCGTALAEPEMVTKLRYNGQDVTVDAFPVGTNPDYITSVLATAESQKKYEEIKEELNGRKLIIAAGRIDYVKGNQEMLEAFGRLLERRPELHGKVNFIVSCVSAAAGMRVYKTTQNKIEQLVGQINGKFARLDWTPIILFTKPIPFTDLLAYYRAADICWTTPLRDGLNLVAKEYISAHKDESGVLILSEFVGAAVELPEALLTNPYSVTRMDTAIDKALVMPEDEQRERMDAMYKTVSTYDVKYWGDRLLDVFGKIPKK; via the coding sequence ATGAAATCATCTCTAGTCATTCTCTATCACCGTCAACCCTATGACGAAGTAATTGAAAACGGAAAAACTTTTTATCGTGATAAAAAAAGCCCTAATGGTATCGTACCAACCCTAAGAAGTTTCTTTAATAGTGTTGATAAAGGAACTTGGATTGCTTGGCGACAGGTTGCTAAAAAAGAACAATCTACTTTCCAAGAAAGGGTACAGGTAGAGGAAGAAAGGTCTAATTACAGCGTTTTACGTATTCCCCTTTCCCCCAATCAGGTAAAGGAATTTTATCATATCACTTCAAAAGAAGCCTTCTGGCCTATTCTTCATTCCTTCCCTTATCACTTCACTTCTGAGTCTTCTGAGTGGGAAAATTTTAAAGAAATTAACCGATTATTTGCTGAGGCCGCTTGTAAGGAAGCGGCTGATGATGCTCTTATTTGGGTACACGACTATAACCTATGGTTAGCCCCTAAATATATTAGGGAAATGAAACCTAATGCGAGAATTGCTTTCTTCCACCACACTCCTTTCCCCTCGGTGGATGTATTTAATATTCTGCCTTGGCGTGAGGAAATTATTAAAAGTCTGTTGTGTTGTGATGTGGTAGGTTTCCATATTCCTCGTTATTCGGAAAACTTTGTCAATGTAACCCGTAGTTTATTACCTGTGGAAGTAGTGGAAAGACAACCTGTACAAGGACATTTTACTAAATGTGGAACTGCTTTGGCTGAGCCTGAAATGGTAACTAAGTTACGTTATAACGGGCAGGATGTAACTGTTGATGCTTTCCCTGTGGGTACTAACCCCGATTACATTACTTCTGTGTTGGCCACGGCAGAATCCCAGAAAAAATATGAGGAAATCAAAGAGGAGTTGAATGGACGTAAGTTAATTATTGCCGCTGGTAGAATTGATTATGTGAAGGGTAATCAGGAGATGTTAGAAGCTTTTGGTCGTTTATTGGAACGCCGTCCAGAGCTACATGGTAAGGTTAATTTTATTGTCAGTTGTGTGTCGGCGGCGGCGGGTATGAGGGTTTATAAAACTACTCAAAATAAAATTGAGCAGTTGGTAGGACAAATTAATGGTAAGTTTGCCCGTTTGGATTGGACTCCTATTATTCTGTTTACTAAACCTATTCCTTTTACTGATTTGTTGGCGTATTATCGAGCGGCGGATATTTGTTGGACTACTCCTTTGCGCGATGGTTTAAACTTAGTTGCAAAGGAATATATTTCTGCCCATAAGGATGAGAGTGGCGTATTAATTCTCTCTGAGTTTGTGGGGGCTGCGGTGGAATTGCCCGAGGCTCTCTTGACTAATCCTTATTCTGTAACCCGCATGGATACAGCTATTGATAAGGCT
- a CDS encoding ArsR family transcriptional regulator has translation MSIAEVEEKTNIKKGFHALSDSIRIEVLNLLRNQELCVCELLEVLNISQSKLSFHLKTLKEAGLVRTRQEGRWVYYSLNLSQMVILEQYLADFRLTVSLTPSRKCCD, from the coding sequence ATGAGCATTGCAGAAGTAGAAGAAAAAACTAACATAAAAAAAGGATTTCATGCGTTATCTGATTCTATTCGGATTGAAGTATTAAATTTGTTGAGAAATCAAGAGTTGTGCGTATGTGAGTTGTTGGAGGTTTTAAATATCAGTCAATCAAAGTTATCTTTTCACCTCAAAACTTTGAAGGAAGCTGGTTTGGTGCGTACCCGTCAGGAGGGGCGATGGGTTTATTATAGTTTAAACTTATCTCAGATGGTGATATTGGAGCAGTATTTGGCAGATTTTCGTCTCACGGTTTCTTTGACACCTTCTCGAAAATGTTGCGATTAG